The following coding sequences are from one Haloarcula sp. DT43 window:
- a CDS encoding IclR family transcriptional regulator, translated as MTDNVPVKAAQTSFQIINELRRMEGAGVSELAAALDKPTSTIHDHLRTLEEEEYLVKSDGEYYIGTRFLGIGEQARARQKVYSIARQEVDDLAKETGEHTNLMIEEHGRGVFLYKSRGPDAVQLDTHAGMRVPLQTTALGKSMLAFRPREEVDDIIDRHGLPQVTDKTITDREELYEKLDEIHERGYAYDDEERVKGMRCVAAPITNDEMRAIAAISVSGPKSRMRGKEFQEDIPDKILSSANVIEVNLTYS; from the coding sequence ATGACGGACAACGTTCCGGTCAAGGCGGCACAGACCTCCTTTCAGATAATCAACGAGCTCCGGCGGATGGAGGGGGCCGGCGTCTCGGAACTCGCGGCGGCGCTGGACAAGCCGACCAGTACGATTCACGACCACCTGCGCACACTCGAAGAGGAGGAGTACCTCGTCAAGTCGGACGGGGAGTACTACATCGGGACCCGCTTCCTCGGCATCGGCGAACAGGCCCGGGCACGCCAGAAGGTGTACAGCATCGCGCGGCAGGAGGTCGACGACCTCGCCAAGGAGACCGGCGAGCACACGAACCTCATGATAGAGGAGCACGGCCGGGGCGTGTTCCTCTACAAGTCCCGCGGCCCCGACGCCGTGCAACTGGACACCCACGCGGGGATGCGCGTCCCGCTCCAGACGACGGCGCTGGGCAAGTCGATGCTCGCGTTCCGCCCCCGCGAAGAGGTCGACGACATCATCGACCGCCACGGCCTGCCACAGGTCACCGACAAGACGATTACGGACCGCGAGGAGCTGTACGAGAAACTCGACGAGATTCACGAGCGGGGGTACGCCTACGACGACGAGGAGCGCGTCAAGGGGATGCGCTGTGTCGCCGCCCCCATCACGAACGACGAGATGCGCGCCATCGCGGCGATAAGCGTCTCCGGTCCCAAGAGCCGCATGCGCGGCAAGGAGTTCCAAGAGGACATCCCGGACAAGATTCTCTCGAGCGCCAACGTCATCGAAGTGAACCTCACGTACTCGTAG
- a CDS encoding DUF7558 family protein has product MQQTLVGCAFCDAPPGTETGEAHTWGQDERVTHPICVDCAIQADPDPYERDHVACDGCGLVVDSLAALTRFRVELGHLEGPLQLCARCSPGGLATYWTRDLEEHLVAAPAK; this is encoded by the coding sequence ATGCAGCAAACGCTTGTCGGCTGTGCGTTCTGCGACGCTCCGCCCGGTACCGAGACTGGCGAGGCCCACACTTGGGGACAAGACGAACGGGTCACTCACCCGATCTGCGTCGACTGTGCGATTCAGGCGGATCCGGATCCCTACGAGCGCGATCACGTCGCCTGTGACGGCTGTGGGCTGGTCGTCGACTCGCTTGCGGCGCTCACCCGGTTCCGCGTGGAACTGGGGCACCTCGAAGGCCCGTTGCAGCTGTGCGCCCGCTGTAGTCCGGGCGGGCTCGCGACGTACTGGACGCGCGACCTCGAGGAGCATCTCGTCGCGGCGCCGGCGAAGTGA
- a CDS encoding amidohydrolase family protein gives MVLDSHTHAWAAPSAEHPWTNGPLLDVVDTFDVHTVYTAERLVADMDEHGVDEAVVVGYPICDWTDNHYTVEVAREHDRLYGIVMLDQFADDAATQLRESMAIDGVLGVRLGAACPYDEMWERFDPSVDWLRDAIDETEFWETAVETDAAVQILCDHTQLDQALELVETYPELTYLFDHFAHAGPETPTDEGSFAQFADLAEYDNVAVKVSELPHMSEEPFPYADMHDHVRWFLDQFGRERVIWGSDYPNVSDVAGYAAARHWLDHVDGLSDADREWLTGRAFREHVGIE, from the coding sequence ATGGTACTGGACTCGCACACACATGCATGGGCAGCGCCGAGCGCGGAGCACCCGTGGACGAACGGGCCACTGCTGGACGTCGTCGACACCTTCGACGTACACACGGTGTACACGGCCGAGCGACTCGTCGCCGACATGGACGAACACGGCGTCGACGAGGCGGTCGTCGTCGGCTACCCCATCTGCGACTGGACCGACAACCACTACACCGTCGAGGTCGCCCGCGAGCACGACCGTCTCTACGGTATCGTGATGCTCGACCAGTTCGCGGACGACGCTGCCACGCAGTTGCGGGAGTCCATGGCCATCGACGGCGTGCTGGGCGTCCGACTGGGTGCAGCCTGCCCCTACGACGAGATGTGGGAGCGGTTCGACCCGAGCGTCGACTGGCTCCGGGACGCTATCGACGAGACCGAGTTCTGGGAGACGGCGGTCGAAACCGACGCCGCGGTCCAGATACTCTGTGACCACACACAGCTGGACCAGGCCCTCGAACTGGTCGAGACCTACCCCGAACTGACGTACCTGTTCGACCACTTCGCCCACGCCGGCCCGGAGACGCCGACCGACGAGGGGTCGTTCGCGCAGTTCGCCGACCTGGCCGAGTACGACAACGTCGCGGTGAAGGTCTCGGAACTCCCCCACATGTCGGAGGAGCCGTTCCCCTACGCCGACATGCACGACCACGTCCGGTGGTTCCTCGACCAGTTCGGCCGGGAGCGCGTTATCTGGGGGTCGGACTACCCGAACGTCAGCGACGTCGCCGGCTACGCGGCGGCGCGCCACTGGCTGGACCACGTGGACGGCCTCTCGGACGCGGACCGGGAGTGGCTCACCGGCCGCGCGTTTCGCGAACACGTCGGTATCGAGTGA
- a CDS encoding aldo-keto reductase family protein — MSELALGTIYFGNTIDYETVFEILDILRGGGRLLDTVNNDAAWPEGYDEPQSESLLGEWLEERGVRGFSDTHQSGIAGPPIQQMYFCY, encoded by the coding sequence GTGAGCGAACTCGCACTGGGCACCATCTACTTCGGCAACACGATCGACTACGAGACCGTCTTCGAGATCCTTGATATACTACGAGGCGGTGGTCGGCTCCTTGACACGGTGAACAACGACGCGGCCTGGCCGGAGGGTTACGACGAGCCACAGAGCGAGTCCTTGCTTGGCGAGTGGTTGGAGGAGCGGGGCGTCCGCGGTTTCTCTGATACCCATCAATCCGGTATCGCCGGACCACCAATACAACAGATGTACTTTTGTTATTGA
- the rhcD gene encoding L-rhamnonate dehydratase (part of the rhamnose catabolism pathway), whose protein sequence is MEITNVSATKVSNESWGEFIEFPLVTIMSKYDEYRNVDGENPQARRKWMGPVGDVVVEVETDAGITGVGVGNWGTGAIATVVEETLSKIVLGEDPMRREHLWEQMYRATLPFGRKGVAVMAISAVDQALWDIAGKEAGKPVYELLGGPTKDEIPAYASNLHPVDMEKLEREAIEYAEAGFDAMKLRFLHGPEDGRSGMEKNEEIVRTVRDAVGHEIDIAGDAYMGWSVKYAKKMTQRLAKYDMAWVEEPVIADDISGYAEVREAAPMPISGGEHEFTRWGHEDLLERGAVDILQPDVGRVGGITELQKVADMAEVHDVPVIPHAGTNPTLHAIAGHTNMPMAEYFPTPEWFQERQEEQESTYADAIFENPPSPENGSIPLPDEPGISTQLNHEALEHFAVE, encoded by the coding sequence ATGGAAATCACAAACGTATCAGCCACGAAAGTCAGCAACGAGTCGTGGGGCGAGTTCATCGAGTTCCCCCTCGTCACAATCATGTCGAAGTACGACGAGTACCGCAACGTCGACGGCGAGAACCCGCAGGCCCGCCGGAAGTGGATGGGGCCGGTCGGCGACGTAGTGGTCGAGGTCGAGACGGACGCCGGCATCACGGGCGTCGGCGTCGGCAACTGGGGCACCGGTGCTATCGCCACCGTCGTCGAGGAGACGCTCTCGAAAATCGTCCTCGGCGAGGACCCGATGCGCCGGGAGCACCTCTGGGAGCAGATGTACCGCGCGACGCTTCCCTTCGGCCGGAAGGGCGTCGCCGTGATGGCCATCAGCGCCGTCGACCAGGCGCTGTGGGACATCGCCGGCAAGGAGGCCGGTAAGCCGGTTTACGAACTGCTCGGCGGGCCGACCAAAGACGAGATTCCCGCCTACGCCTCGAACCTCCACCCGGTCGACATGGAGAAACTGGAGCGCGAGGCCATCGAGTACGCCGAGGCGGGCTTCGACGCGATGAAACTGCGCTTCCTCCACGGGCCGGAGGACGGCCGCTCGGGCATGGAGAAAAACGAGGAAATCGTCAGGACCGTCCGCGACGCCGTCGGCCACGAGATAGACATCGCGGGCGACGCCTACATGGGCTGGTCCGTGAAGTACGCGAAGAAGATGACCCAGCGGCTGGCGAAATACGACATGGCGTGGGTCGAGGAGCCGGTCATCGCCGACGATATCTCCGGATACGCCGAGGTCCGGGAGGCTGCGCCGATGCCCATCTCCGGCGGCGAACACGAGTTCACCCGCTGGGGCCACGAGGACCTGCTCGAACGTGGAGCCGTCGACATCCTCCAGCCCGACGTAGGCCGCGTGGGCGGCATCACGGAGCTCCAGAAGGTCGCGGACATGGCGGAGGTCCACGACGTGCCCGTCATCCCGCACGCCGGCACGAACCCGACGCTGCACGCCATCGCGGGGCACACCAACATGCCGATGGCGGAGTACTTCCCGACGCCGGAGTGGTTCCAGGAACGCCAGGAGGAACAGGAGTCCACATACGCCGACGCCATCTTCGAGAACCCGCCCTCGCCGGAGAACGGCTCGATTCCGCTGCCCGACGAACCCGGTATCAGTACCCAGCTGAACCACGAGGCGCTGGAACACTTCGCCGTGGAGTGA
- the tnpC gene encoding IS66 family transposase, which yields MLSPFRGGIDELEEKLDQKDERIEELETRLRKYENPHTPPSKRRSATDESPTEQDDDDDDLRTDGGTPGRRDGHEPEWRSVADPDEEIEVTCKCCPECGEHFDESEGVSPRLVEEIPDPQAAEITQYNCHHYECDSCGTQTVASHPDCPDEGQFGVNVIANAAISRYEYRLPYRKIADRLDQLHDLNLSGASAWHATERAARAGRCEYEQIRRQIQTAEFVHVDETGVKRDGEQAWIWTFRTDEHTLYAVRESRGHDVPAEVLGEDFAGTVVCDGWTAYPAFSNNLQRCWAHILREAEDVAADHDEAEPIYRYLKQMFVGLQSWLETDPTDRERAEMHRVAQSGLETLVERSDADGPVATLLGKIDGGIDHWLTFVGEPAVSPTNNAAENALRESVVLRKIIGTLRNDRGMFVHETVLSLLAPRRQQGRNSYDELRRVVRNNEMTPPAQTVPAVEPSG from the coding sequence CTGCTGTCGCCGTTCCGAGGTGGGATCGATGAGTTGGAGGAGAAACTCGACCAGAAGGACGAGCGGATCGAAGAACTCGAAACACGCCTACGGAAGTACGAGAATCCACACACTCCACCCAGCAAGCGACGGTCGGCGACTGACGAGTCGCCGACCGAGCAAGACGACGATGACGATGATCTTCGCACTGATGGTGGGACACCTGGCCGGAGAGACGGTCACGAACCAGAGTGGCGCTCTGTTGCCGACCCTGACGAGGAAATCGAGGTTACCTGCAAGTGTTGTCCTGAATGCGGCGAACACTTTGACGAGTCCGAGGGCGTCAGCCCTCGACTCGTCGAGGAAATTCCTGATCCACAGGCGGCAGAGATCACCCAGTACAACTGCCACCACTACGAATGCGACTCTTGTGGAACGCAGACGGTTGCTTCACACCCCGACTGCCCCGATGAGGGGCAGTTCGGGGTGAACGTCATCGCAAACGCTGCGATTTCTCGCTACGAGTACCGCCTTCCCTACCGGAAGATCGCCGACCGACTCGACCAGCTTCACGACCTGAATCTCTCGGGTGCATCCGCATGGCACGCGACCGAGCGCGCTGCGCGCGCCGGTCGCTGTGAGTACGAGCAGATCCGCCGCCAGATCCAGACCGCTGAGTTCGTCCACGTTGACGAAACCGGCGTCAAACGAGACGGTGAGCAAGCATGGATCTGGACGTTCAGAACCGACGAGCACACGCTCTATGCAGTCAGAGAGAGTCGTGGTCACGATGTTCCCGCGGAAGTCCTCGGGGAGGACTTCGCGGGAACGGTTGTCTGTGACGGGTGGACGGCGTATCCAGCCTTCAGCAACAATCTCCAGCGGTGCTGGGCACACATTCTTCGTGAGGCCGAGGATGTCGCTGCCGACCATGACGAGGCTGAGCCGATCTACCGGTATCTCAAGCAGATGTTCGTCGGTCTCCAGTCCTGGCTGGAGACCGACCCGACGGATCGAGAACGAGCCGAGATGCACCGTGTCGCCCAGAGCGGGCTTGAAACACTCGTTGAACGGTCAGATGCCGACGGACCAGTGGCAACACTGCTCGGCAAGATCGACGGCGGGATCGACCACTGGCTCACCTTCGTCGGTGAGCCAGCGGTCTCACCAACGAACAACGCCGCCGAGAACGCACTTCGTGAATCAGTCGTTCTCCGGAAAATCATCGGCACACTCCGCAATGACCGCGGAATGTTCGTTCACGAAACGGTGCTGTCCCTGCTGGCGCCACGTCGCCAGCAGGGACGCAATTCCTACGACGAACTCAGGCGAGTCGTCCGAAACAACGAGATGACTCCACCCGCTCAGACCGTGCCTGCCGTCGAACCTTCGGGGTAA
- a CDS encoding zinc-dependent alcohol dehydrogenase, producing MKAIVQTGPRAVEVQERKQPEPGPDEILVEVHSAGLCGSDAGAYSYEGGYEWIPVPRIMGHEYSGRVAEVGDDVETFEVGQKVVEEPIHDCGHCFQCKNGQENVCQNFSITGMHGDGAYANYTLVEERHLHAVPEGVPLREAAITEPTSIATRAVLDQSRLTSGDNVLVEGPGPIGVLTAIVADSVGANVVVSGLEKDATYRLPLLEEQGIDTVNVQSRDLEAVREERTDGLGFDLVFDTTGHHTGVEEAVDYVRKGGQIVVVGIPGEESDIFLPPVVRGEVDINTSYGSKWRNFEQALRLMESGGIDIDAILDTSYSIDEAGAAFEAFLASETCKPVFTFSDG from the coding sequence ATGAAAGCCATCGTGCAGACTGGTCCCAGAGCAGTCGAGGTACAGGAACGAAAGCAGCCGGAACCGGGGCCCGACGAGATTCTCGTCGAAGTCCACTCGGCGGGGCTCTGTGGCAGTGACGCCGGTGCCTACAGCTACGAGGGCGGGTACGAGTGGATTCCGGTGCCGCGGATAATGGGCCACGAGTACTCCGGTCGGGTCGCGGAAGTCGGCGACGACGTGGAGACGTTCGAGGTCGGGCAGAAGGTCGTCGAGGAGCCGATACACGACTGTGGCCACTGCTTCCAGTGTAAGAACGGTCAGGAGAACGTCTGTCAGAATTTCTCGATTACTGGGATGCACGGCGATGGCGCGTACGCGAACTACACGCTCGTCGAGGAACGCCACCTCCACGCCGTCCCGGAGGGCGTCCCGCTTCGGGAGGCGGCGATAACCGAGCCGACCAGCATCGCGACGCGAGCGGTCCTCGACCAGTCCCGGCTCACGTCGGGCGACAACGTCCTGGTCGAAGGCCCGGGACCAATCGGCGTGCTCACGGCCATCGTCGCCGACTCCGTCGGCGCGAACGTCGTCGTCTCCGGCCTAGAGAAGGACGCGACGTACCGCCTCCCGCTGCTGGAGGAGCAGGGCATCGACACCGTCAACGTTCAGTCGCGGGACCTCGAAGCGGTCCGCGAGGAGCGGACAGACGGCCTGGGTTTCGACCTCGTGTTCGATACGACTGGACACCACACCGGTGTCGAGGAAGCCGTGGATTACGTCCGCAAGGGCGGCCAGATAGTGGTCGTGGGCATCCCCGGAGAGGAGAGCGACATCTTCCTGCCGCCGGTCGTCCGCGGCGAGGTCGATATCAACACCTCGTACGGCTCCAAGTGGCGGAACTTCGAACAGGCACTCAGACTGATGGAGAGCGGCGGAATCGACATCGACGCTATCCTCGACACGTCCTACAGTATCGACGAGGCGGGCGCGGCCTTCGAAGCCTTCCTGGCCTCCGAGACCTGCAAACCGGTGTTTACCTTCTCGGACGGATGA
- a CDS encoding aldo/keto reductase, with protein sequence MEYTTLGTTGMTVSRLCLGCMSFGSGREWMLSEDESQEIIDRAVDLGINFFDTANVYSTGESEEILGAALDGYDRDEQVVATKVFGEMGDDPNRQGLSRKAIEQELSNSLDRLGMDTVDLYQTHRWDYDTPIETTLRALDDAVRRNQVRYIGASSMWAHQFADALHTSEHLALERFVTMQNHYNLVYREEEREMLPLCDRENVGVLPWSPLAGGYLARPHEELETTTRGEEVEGYGHGYHENGGQEINNRVEELAADKGATMAQIGLSWLLHKDWVDAPIVGTTSVEHLEDAVEALDISLSDSDLEYLEEPYEPIAVSGHE encoded by the coding sequence ATGGAGTACACCACACTGGGTACTACCGGTATGACAGTCAGCCGGCTCTGTCTCGGCTGCATGAGCTTCGGCAGCGGCAGGGAGTGGATGCTGTCCGAAGACGAGAGCCAGGAGATAATCGACCGCGCCGTCGACCTCGGCATCAACTTCTTCGATACGGCCAACGTCTACTCGACCGGCGAGAGCGAGGAGATACTCGGCGCGGCCCTCGACGGGTACGACCGCGACGAGCAGGTCGTCGCCACGAAGGTGTTCGGCGAGATGGGCGATGACCCCAACCGCCAAGGGCTCTCGCGGAAGGCCATCGAGCAGGAGCTGTCGAATTCGCTGGACCGGCTGGGGATGGACACCGTCGACCTCTACCAGACCCACCGGTGGGACTACGACACCCCTATCGAGACCACCTTGCGCGCGCTCGACGACGCCGTCCGGCGCAACCAGGTACGGTACATCGGCGCGTCCTCGATGTGGGCCCACCAGTTCGCCGACGCGCTCCACACGAGCGAGCACCTGGCCCTGGAGCGGTTCGTCACCATGCAGAACCACTACAACCTCGTCTACCGCGAGGAGGAGCGCGAGATGCTGCCGCTGTGTGACCGGGAGAACGTCGGCGTCCTCCCGTGGAGCCCGCTGGCGGGCGGCTATCTCGCCCGGCCCCACGAGGAACTGGAGACGACGACCCGCGGCGAGGAAGTCGAAGGCTACGGCCACGGCTACCACGAGAACGGCGGCCAAGAAATCAACAACCGGGTCGAGGAGCTAGCCGCGGACAAGGGTGCCACGATGGCCCAAATCGGCCTGTCGTGGCTGTTGCACAAGGACTGGGTCGACGCCCCCATCGTCGGGACGACGAGCGTCGAACACCTCGAAGACGCCGTCGAGGCCCTGGACATCTCGCTGTCGGACTCTGACCTGGAGTACCTCGAAGAACCGTACGAGCCGATTGCGGTCTCGGGCCACGAGTAG
- a CDS encoding LLM class flavin-dependent oxidoreductase: protein MTDIKFEYNVPVFAGAPETGDDEPVHRDTPEYEALDWETTRAGIEKAEELGFDAAWAPDHLMLGRDHAEYECWTLLSAMAGFTEDIDVGSLVLCNDYRNPALVAKMAATLDVVSEGRLQLGLGAGWHEPEYDVYGWEYRDGFERLMRLDESIRLMKRMWDAGSEGASFDGDHYQIADAYCAPEPVQDPHPEILVGGQGEQVTLKLVAKHADVWNTDVFNGDVETLEHKIGVIEDHCETVGRDPDDVEYSWDGHVICTRDEEKLDRLLDLMLPIQFEEEYQDQAPIETEADAREYFVMGTPEECAEAIERRIDAGVTKFQGWFIDFPDTGGMELFADEVMPQFS from the coding sequence ATGACGGACATCAAATTCGAGTACAACGTGCCGGTCTTCGCCGGTGCGCCGGAGACCGGCGACGACGAGCCCGTCCACCGCGACACCCCCGAGTACGAGGCGCTGGACTGGGAGACGACCAGAGCGGGCATCGAGAAAGCCGAAGAGCTGGGCTTCGACGCCGCGTGGGCCCCCGACCACCTGATGCTCGGCCGAGACCACGCGGAATACGAATGCTGGACCCTGCTGTCGGCGATGGCCGGATTCACCGAGGACATCGACGTCGGCTCGCTCGTCCTCTGTAACGACTACCGCAACCCGGCGCTCGTGGCGAAGATGGCCGCGACGCTGGACGTCGTCTCGGAGGGACGGCTCCAGCTCGGCCTCGGCGCGGGCTGGCACGAACCGGAGTACGACGTCTACGGTTGGGAGTACCGCGACGGCTTCGAGCGGCTGATGCGCCTCGACGAGTCGATTCGGCTGATGAAGCGCATGTGGGACGCCGGGAGCGAGGGCGCGAGCTTCGACGGCGACCACTACCAGATTGCGGACGCCTACTGCGCCCCAGAGCCAGTCCAGGACCCGCACCCGGAGATTCTCGTCGGCGGCCAGGGCGAGCAGGTGACGCTGAAGCTCGTCGCCAAGCACGCCGACGTGTGGAACACGGACGTGTTCAACGGCGACGTGGAGACGCTGGAACACAAAATCGGCGTCATCGAAGACCACTGCGAGACGGTCGGGCGCGACCCCGACGACGTCGAGTACTCCTGGGACGGCCACGTCATCTGTACGCGCGACGAGGAGAAACTGGACCGGCTGCTGGACCTGATGCTTCCGATACAGTTCGAGGAAGAGTACCAGGACCAGGCCCCCATCGAGACGGAGGCAGACGCCCGCGAGTACTTCGTCATGGGGACGCCCGAGGAGTGTGCCGAGGCCATCGAGCGCCGCATCGACGCCGGCGTCACGAAGTTCCAGGGCTGGTTCATCGACTTCCCCGACACCGGCGGGATGGAACTGTTCGCCGACGAGGTCATGCCGCAGTTCTCCTGA
- a CDS encoding DUF7437 domain-containing protein: MSRTSNRADGDIVRDFLSVADLLEEPQLAQLYAYLAREGEATVQDVMDDLELAQGTAYSYVNRLVDAGVVDVTDDGQPRRYAARPIDLTVTTAAGDREYTITPALIDAVGRRETNADIDTYIDRHGVAGLATALTYAVARDRGEVTHRLMAEDLDISPLAAEMILQALRPVVLEHYDIKEAGASLDEVNVGDGDTIYDA, encoded by the coding sequence GTGTCACGCACTTCAAATCGCGCTGACGGCGACATCGTCCGCGACTTCCTCTCGGTCGCGGACCTCCTCGAGGAGCCACAGCTGGCTCAGCTGTACGCGTACCTCGCTCGGGAAGGCGAGGCGACGGTCCAGGACGTGATGGACGACCTCGAACTTGCCCAGGGGACCGCCTACAGCTACGTCAACCGGCTCGTCGACGCCGGCGTCGTCGACGTCACCGACGACGGGCAGCCACGTCGGTACGCCGCCCGCCCGATCGACCTGACCGTGACGACGGCCGCGGGCGACCGCGAGTACACGATCACGCCAGCGCTCATCGACGCCGTCGGCCGCCGCGAGACGAATGCGGACATCGACACCTACATCGACCGCCACGGCGTCGCCGGACTCGCGACGGCGCTCACCTACGCCGTCGCTCGGGATCGCGGCGAGGTGACCCACCGGCTGATGGCCGAGGACCTCGATATTTCGCCGCTGGCCGCGGAGATGATTCTGCAGGCGCTGCGGCCCGTCGTCCTCGAACACTACGACATCAAGGAGGCTGGGGCATCTCTAGATGAGGTGAACGTCGGCGACGGCGACACGATCTACGACGCGTGA
- a CDS encoding SDR family NAD(P)-dependent oxidoreductase, which produces MDGGTDRRLAGDHVVVTGGARGIGRGIAVRCARAGADVSLFDLRSDAAKETAAAVREEGGDAAVYDVDVTDEAAVEAAVAEARDELGPIDGLVNNAGVQEAIPLLETSEADWDRHMDVNAKGTFFVAKHVATSMIRDAVAGSVVNVSSVGAERPFAGQGAYGASKAAVLAFTTVLAKELVEHDITVNAIKPATVDTPMVEQWLEERAGQYDKTEDELLAEAVDEHILDRIGQPEDVGHVAVLLLSEEGNWITGEAVAVDGGYLKR; this is translated from the coding sequence ATGGACGGAGGCACAGACCGGCGGTTGGCGGGCGACCACGTCGTCGTCACCGGCGGCGCGCGCGGCATCGGTCGCGGCATCGCCGTCCGGTGCGCCCGGGCGGGCGCTGACGTGTCGCTGTTTGACTTGCGGTCCGACGCGGCGAAGGAGACCGCGGCGGCCGTCCGCGAGGAGGGGGGCGACGCCGCCGTCTACGATGTGGACGTGACCGACGAGGCGGCCGTCGAAGCGGCCGTCGCCGAGGCCCGCGACGAACTGGGGCCCATCGACGGGCTGGTCAACAACGCGGGCGTCCAGGAGGCCATCCCCCTGTTGGAGACCAGCGAGGCCGACTGGGACCGCCACATGGACGTCAACGCGAAAGGGACGTTCTTCGTCGCCAAACACGTCGCCACCAGCATGATACGGGACGCGGTGGCGGGCAGCGTGGTCAACGTCTCCTCCGTCGGGGCGGAGCGGCCCTTCGCCGGACAGGGGGCCTACGGCGCGTCCAAGGCCGCGGTGCTGGCCTTTACGACCGTGCTGGCGAAGGAACTGGTCGAACACGACATCACGGTCAACGCCATCAAGCCGGCGACCGTGGACACGCCGATGGTCGAGCAGTGGCTCGAAGAGCGCGCCGGCCAGTACGACAAGACCGAGGACGAACTGCTGGCCGAGGCTGTCGACGAGCACATCCTCGACCGCATCGGCCAGCCGGAGGACGTCGGCCACGTGGCAGTCCTGTTGCTCTCCGAGGAAGGCAACTGGATTACCGGCGAGGCCGTCGCAGTCGACGGTGGATACCTGAAACGGTGA
- a CDS encoding fumarylacetoacetate hydrolase family protein codes for MQFVRYTTGGPEQWGVRRDDEIVPLTGMREDVTYQQLTDDGFLTVAADAADAAADRAVPVEETRLLAPVPRPGKIVCVGLNYHDHAEEQDEEVPERPLLFGKAPTSVTNPGDPIMNPAEIEELDYEVELGVVIGRTAKDVQADQARDYITGYTAINDVSARDAQFEDEQFLRGKSYDTFAPMGPTLVPDSHIDPGSLDVACRVNGETLQESNTEQFIFGVEELVEYISGVMTLRPGDVISTGTPGGVGIFRDPPELLEAGDEVDVEIEGVGTLTNHVVDE; via the coding sequence ATGCAATTCGTTCGATACACCACCGGAGGCCCGGAGCAATGGGGCGTTCGCCGCGACGACGAAATCGTCCCGCTCACGGGCATGCGCGAGGACGTGACGTACCAGCAACTGACCGACGACGGCTTCCTGACGGTCGCCGCGGACGCAGCCGACGCCGCGGCCGACCGGGCAGTCCCGGTCGAGGAGACGCGCCTGCTCGCGCCCGTGCCACGGCCCGGGAAGATAGTCTGTGTGGGCCTGAACTACCACGACCACGCCGAGGAACAGGACGAGGAGGTCCCCGAGCGCCCGCTGCTGTTCGGGAAGGCTCCCACGAGCGTCACCAACCCCGGCGACCCCATCATGAACCCGGCCGAAATCGAGGAACTCGACTACGAGGTCGAACTCGGCGTCGTCATCGGCCGCACCGCGAAAGACGTCCAGGCCGACCAGGCACGTGATTACATCACGGGCTACACCGCTATCAACGACGTGAGCGCCCGCGACGCGCAGTTCGAGGACGAGCAGTTCCTCCGCGGGAAGAGCTACGACACGTTCGCGCCGATGGGGCCGACGCTGGTCCCGGACTCCCACATCGACCCCGGCAGCCTCGACGTCGCCTGCCGGGTCAACGGCGAGACCCTCCAGGAGTCGAACACGGAGCAGTTCATCTTCGGGGTCGAAGAGCTCGTCGAGTACATCAGCGGGGTCATGACGCTCCGGCCGGGCGACGTGATTTCGACCGGGACGCCGGGCGGTGTCGGCATCTTCCGTGACCCGCCGGAACTGCTGGAGGCTGGCGACGAGGTCGACGTGGAGATAGAGGGCGTCGGCACGCTGACCAACCACGTCGTCGACGAGTGA